In one window of Nomascus leucogenys isolate Asia chromosome 1a, Asia_NLE_v1, whole genome shotgun sequence DNA:
- the ACTL7B gene encoding actin-like protein 7B: MATRNSPMPLGTAQGDPGEAGTRPGPDAGLQDTGAATQLKMKPRKVRKIKAIIIDLGSQYCKCGYAGEPRPTYFISSTVGKRCPEAADAGDIRKGTLVGHELLNTEAPLKLVNPLKHGIVVDWDCVQDIWEYIFRTAMKILPEEHAVLVSDPPLSPSSNREKYAELMFETFGIPAMHVTSQSLLSIYSYGKTSGLVVESGHGVSHVVPISEGDVLPGLTSRADYAGGDLTNYLMQLLNEAGHEFTDDHLHIIEHIKKKCCYAAFLPEEELGLVPEELRVDYELPDGKLITIGQERFRCSEMLFQPSLAGSTQPGLPELTAACLGRCQGTGFKEEMAANVLLCGGCTMLDGFPERFQRELSLLCPGDSPAVAAAPERKTSVWTGGSILASLQAFQQLWVSKEEFQERGSMAIYSKC, encoded by the coding sequence ATGGCGACAAGGAACAGCCCCATGCCCCTGGGCACGGCTCAGGGTGACCCTGGAGAGGCAGGAACACGGCCCGGCCCTGACGCCGGCCTCCAGGACACAGGTGCAGCCACTCAGCTCAAGATGAAGCCCAGGAAGGTGCGCAAGATCAAGGCGATCATCATCGACCTGGGCTCCCAATACTGCAAGTGCGGCTACGCGGGAGAGCCGAGGCCCACCTACTTCATCTCCTCCACCGTAGGCAAACGCTGCCCTGAGGCGGCCGACGCTGGCGACATCCGCAAGGGGACCTTAGTGGGCCATGAGCTGCTCAACACGGAGGCGCCTCTCAAGCTGGTGAACCCGCTGAAGCACGGCATCGTGGTGGACTGGGACTGCGTGCAGGACATCTGGGAGTACATCTTCCGCACGGCCATGAAGATCCTCCCCGAGGAGCACGCTGTGCTGGTCTCCGACCCTCCGCTCAGCCCCAGCAGCAACCGGGAGAAGTACGCGGAGCTCATGTTTGAGACCTTCGGCATCCCAGCCATGCACGTGACGTCCCAGTCGTTGCTGTCCATCTACTCCTACGGCAAGACCTCGGGGCTGGTGGTGGAGAGCGGGCACGGCGTCTCGCACGTGGTGCCCATCTCCGAGGGCGACGTGCTGCCGGGCCTGACCAGCCGCGCCGACTACGCTGGGGGTGACCTCACCAACTACCTGATGCAGCTGCTCAACGAGGCGGGCCACGAATTCACGGACGACCACCTGCACATCATAGAGCACATCAAGAAGAAGTGCTGCTACGCGGCCTTCCTGCCCGAGGAGGAGCTGGGCCTGGTCCCGGAGGAGCTGCGCGTGGACTACGAGCTCCCGGACGGCAAACTCATCACCATTGGCCAGGAGCGCTTCCGCTGCTCTGAGATGCTCTTCCAGCCCTCCCTGGCGGGCAGCACCCAGCCGGGCCTCCCGGAGCTCACGGCCGCCTGCCTGGGCCGCTGCCAGGGCACGGGCTTCAAGGAGGAGATGGCCGCCAACGTGCTGCTGTGTGGCGGCTGCACCATGCTGGATGGCTTCCCTGAGCGCTTCCAGAGGGAGCTGAGCCTCCTCTGCCCGGGGGACAGCCCTGCAGTGGCTGCCGCTCCCGAGAGGAAGACCTCCGTGTGGACCGGCGGCTCCATCCTGGCCTCCCTGCAGGCCTTCCAACAGCTCTGGGTCAGCAAGGAAGAGTTTCAGGAGcggggcagcatggccatttacAGCAAGTGCTGA